In Macrobrachium rosenbergii isolate ZJJX-2024 chromosome 49, ASM4041242v1, whole genome shotgun sequence, the following are encoded in one genomic region:
- the LOC136832320 gene encoding LOW QUALITY PROTEIN: transmembrane and immunoglobulin domain-containing protein 1-like (The sequence of the model RefSeq protein was modified relative to this genomic sequence to represent the inferred CDS: inserted 1 base in 1 codon) → MPFRHLVQFSIVLIASGVSLRAEDEFPKLSSSVDPNQQVPDNYTPSPEDVLEGEIWPEALTLNTQSPDPPVQNNTEILAQVGGEATFSCVTHHLSDEMVTWLKRDDDQLLTVGQQVYAAEPRFTATHSHQNKAWELWVKDVQLSDAGQYECQITTHPPVTFYFTLKVTQAEAKVSGPSEVHIEEGSKLALECHVKYAAAPPVYIFWYHNSTMVNYANQRALEVQHGNYXSSLVVTRVRASDAGTYTCEPHLATPANITVHVVTGKKPAAMQHGRNPGDASAACRSQLPFSLLLLFLPAFALLSSLSLTSLPSQPRKASK, encoded by the exons GCGTGAGTCTGAGAGCGGAGGATGAATTCCCAAAGCTCTCCTCGAGTGTTGACCCAAACCAGCAAGTTCCTGACAACTACACTCCCTCGCCCGAGGACGTACTGGAGGGGGAAATTTGGCCCGAGGCACTCACCTTAAATACACAGAGCCCCGACCCTCCGGTGCAGAATAACACCGAGATCCTGGCCCAAGTGGGCGGGGAGGCCACGTTCAGCTGCGTCACGCACCACCTCTCCGATGAAATG GTCACCTGGTTGAAAAGAGACGACGACCAACTATTGACGGTGGGCCAACAGGTCTATGCGGCTGAGCCCAGGTTCACAGCTACTCATTCTCACCAGAATAag GCGTGGGAATTGTGGGTAAAAGATGTCCAACTGTCAGACGCTGGTCAGTACGAGTGTCAGATCACCACCCACCCCCCTGTGACATTTTATTTCACCCTCAAAGTAACtc aGGCTGAGGCCAAAGTGAGTGGCCCGAGTGAGGTGCACATCGAGGAAGGCTCTAAGTTGGCACTGGAGTGCCACGTCAAGTACGCTGCGGCTCCCCCCGTGTACATATTCTGGTACCATAACTCGACAATGGTCAACTACGCCAACCAGCGTGCCCTCGAG GTGCAACACGGTAACT TCAGCAGCCTCGTAGTCACTCGAGTGAGGGCATCTGACGCAGGGACATATACTTGTGAGCCTCATCTGGCAACACCGGCTAATATCACTGTCCATGTGGTCACTG GTAAGAAGCCAGCGGCTATGCAGCACGGGAGGAACCCCGGCGACGCCAGCGCGGCTTGTCGATCTCAACTTCCCTTTAGTCTGCTGCTACTTTTCCTCCCAGCATTCGCtctcctgtcctctctctccctcacgaGTCTGCCCAGCCAGCCACGGAAAGCCAGCAAGTAG